In Phacochoerus africanus isolate WHEZ1 chromosome 1, ROS_Pafr_v1, whole genome shotgun sequence, the following are encoded in one genomic region:
- the LOC125113747 gene encoding keratin-associated protein 12-1-like, with the protein MCHTTWPFGCQPACYVPSSCQASCQVPSPCQAICCVPLSCEPAMGLPVSCRSLACGAPSCKSSGCCQPSCHILVCRTIPCGVPSCC; encoded by the coding sequence ATGTGCCACACCACCTGGCCCTTTGGCTGCCAGCCAGCCTGCTATGTGCCCAGCTCCTGCCAGGCGTCCTGCCAGGTGCCCAGCCCATGCCAGGCCATTTGTTGCGTGCCTTTGAGCTGCGAGCCAGCCATGGGCCTCCCTGTGAGTTGCAGGTCCCTTGCGTGTGGGGCCCCTTCCTGCAAGTCCTCTGGCTGCTGCCAGCCATCCTGTCACATCCTGGTCTGCAGAACCATCCCCTGTGGTGTCCCTTCTTGCTGCTGA
- the LOC125113741 gene encoding keratin-associated protein 10-12-like has translation MAASNLSVCSSDLSYGSQVCLPGSCDSCTSSSWQWDDCPESCCEPPCCAPSSCAPAACLTLVCTPASCVSNPCLSGCTSSCTTSCCQQSSCQPSCCTSSPCQQDCCVSLCCTPVSCKIVCCEASPCSDSSYCQPSCCTSSPCQQACCVPVCCRSVCCTPVCCTPACCEASPCSASLCCQPSPCPSSCCRPSSSVSLLCRPVCRPACCVPVSSCCAPASSCQPSCRRPASCVSLLCRPACSRPACF, from the coding sequence atGGCCGCCTCCAACCTGTCCGTCTGctccagtgacctgagctacgGCAGCCAGGTCTGCCTGCCTGGTTCCTGTGACTCCTGCACCAGCTCCTCCTGGCAGTGGGACGACTGTCCGGAGAGCTGCTGTGAGCCCCCCTGCTGCGCCCCCAGCAGCTGCGCCCCAGCGGCCTGCCTGACCCTCGTCTGCACCCCAGCGAGCTGTGTGTCCAACCCCTGCCTGTCAGGCTGCACCAGCTCCTGCACCACCTCCTGCTGCCAGCAGTCTAGCTGCCAGCCGTCCTGCtgcacctcctccccctgccagcaGGACTGCTGTGTGTCCCTCTGCTGCACACCTGTGAGCTGCAAGATCGTGTGCTGTGAGGCCTCCCCCTGCTCAGACTCTTCCTACTGCCAGCCGTCCTGCTGCACCTCGTCCCCCTGCCAGCAGGCCTGCTGTGTGCCCGTCTGCTGCAGGTCTGTCTGTTGCACACCTGTGTGCTGCACACCGGCGTGCTGCGAGGCCTCCCCCTGCTCGGCCTCCTTgtgctgccagcccagcccctgcccctcgtCCTGCTGCAGACCCTCGTCCTCCGTGTCCCTCCTCTGCCGGCCCGTGTGCCGCCCTGCCTGCTGCGTGCCCGTTTCCTCCTGCTGTGCCCCCGCCTCCTCCTGCCAGCCCAGCTGCCGCCGCCCGGCCTCCTGCGTGTCTCTGCTCTGCCGCCCCGCGTGCTCCCGCCCCGCCTGCTTCTGA